The genomic stretch GGTTGATCCGCCACTTTACCGCCGACTGGCCGGTGCGCATCGACGGGGACGAAGCAGGAGATGTTGAATATGCCATCACCCGGCACCAGTGGCTCACCACGCGCTAAGCGCTGTTGGTCGCCGGGTCTCGACGCCGGGCGTCGATCAAGATCACCGGTGAGGTCTGTACGCTGGGAAATAACCTCACTCCTGCCCACCAACAAAGGACAAAATGACCGAAACAGCATTCGTCCGGATCGCTGAAAATATCGCCCGGATCAATCACGCCGGACAGGTAGATAAATCCGGTATCGACTACATCACCCATCCCGAACGTGTTGCCGCTGGCGTTGCGCAACACGGCGGCAACACCGAGGCCATTGCCGCAGCTTGGCTACACGACGTGCTGGAGGACTGCGACGTGAGCGCCGCCGAACTCGCGCTTGCCGGGATCCCGGCCACGGTAATCGAGGCGGTGCAAGCAGTGACCAAGATCGACGGCGAATCGCTACAAGATTATTGCGCGCGCATCGCGGCGAATCCCACGGCCCTGGCGGTGAAGCGTGCGGATCTGGCGGATAACACCGACCCCGCCCGGACGGCCCTGTTACCGGCCGAAATGCGCGAGCGGTTGGCCGCCAAGTACGCCCGGGTTCGCTCGTTGCTCGGATTCACCCCTCCGGCCTAGGCACCGGACCACCCTGCGCTGCGGTATTTCTTAGTTATTTTCCACCACGGGGCTTTGGCCCCTTGTCCGGGGCGGGTTCGGCGGCCAAGAATGGAGTAAAGCGCAGGATTGCTGCGGCACGCACCATCAATGGGGGGGCACCATGGAGAACGTCGGTACTGCGGCGCCCGCGCCTCATCCGCTGCCAGACCCTTCTCAGGATCCGGGTCAGGATCACGGAATTGCCGAGGCAACGGGCCCGCTGCAGCACAATGACCCCGATTCACCCATCCGTGTTTTCATCCTTGATGATCATGAGTTGGTCCGCCGCGGCCTGCGCGAATTACTTGAGGGTGAGGGCTTTGAGGTGGTGGGTACTTCCGGCACCGCGGGTGAGGCACGCAAACAGATCCCGGCGCTCCGCCCGGATGTCTCGGTGCTTGATGCCCGGCTGCCCGATGGCACAGGCATCGAGGTCTGCCGCGATGTGCGTTCGATTGATGAGTCGCTCAATTGCCTGATTCTCACCAGCTACGACGACGAACAAGCCCTGCGCGGGGCGGTACTCGCCGGCGCCATGGGATACGTGCTCAAGCAGATCGCCGGCAATGACCTGATCAACGCGTTGCGCCGGGCGGCTCGCGGCGAATCGCTGTTCACCCCGGGGCTCAAGGCCCGCATCATCTCCGGGTTGATTACCCACGAAAACCTTGACCCGCGGTTCACCCAACTGACCACGCAGGAACGCCGCGTGCTGGAACTGGTGGGTGAGGGACTGAGCAACCGGCAGATCGGCGAGCGCATGCGCTTGGCGGAGAAGACGGTGAAGAACTACGTCTCCTCGATGTTGGCGAAGCTGGGTTTTGAATCGCGCACCCAGGCAGCGGTGTTTGTGACCCATCCGGTGCGTGGTCCGGACGCCGGTGGTACCTAGTCCGTTCTGCCCGGCGC from Paeniglutamicibacter sp. Y32M11 encodes the following:
- a CDS encoding response regulator transcription factor — protein: MENVGTAAPAPHPLPDPSQDPGQDHGIAEATGPLQHNDPDSPIRVFILDDHELVRRGLRELLEGEGFEVVGTSGTAGEARKQIPALRPDVSVLDARLPDGTGIEVCRDVRSIDESLNCLILTSYDDEQALRGAVLAGAMGYVLKQIAGNDLINALRRAARGESLFTPGLKARIISGLITHENLDPRFTQLTTQERRVLELVGEGLSNRQIGERMRLAEKTVKNYVSSMLAKLGFESRTQAAVFVTHPVRGPDAGGT
- a CDS encoding HD domain-containing protein, with amino-acid sequence MTETAFVRIAENIARINHAGQVDKSGIDYITHPERVAAGVAQHGGNTEAIAAAWLHDVLEDCDVSAAELALAGIPATVIEAVQAVTKIDGESLQDYCARIAANPTALAVKRADLADNTDPARTALLPAEMRERLAAKYARVRSLLGFTPPA